GCCCTCCAGCAAGGGAATCATCCTTTACGCTCCAGAAGGTCCCGGCTGCCGGGCTTGACGGCTTCCGAACCGGCCGCACAAAGCGGGCACTGCGCCTCATCCCAGGTTTTTACTTCTGCCTGCAAGAGGGAAAGAAAGGGAGCGCCGAAGTCCGGGGAACGATCGCCACTTCGATCCACGATGGCGGCCGTGGCCATCACCTCGCAGCCGTGATGGCGGACCAGTTCTGCCGTCTCGATCAGGCTTCCCCCACTGGTCACCACATCCTCGACAATGGCCACCCTTGCTCCCCGGGGCCAGTCAAAGCGACGCAGCTTCATCTTCCCTTCCTCTCTTTCTGTAAAGAGAAAGGGAATCCCGAGAGTGCGAGCCACTTCGTGCCCGATCACGATTCCGCCCATGGCGGGACTGATGACAAGATCCGGCTTATCGGTCAGCTTCTCTGCGATCGCCCTGCCGCAAAGTGCGGCATAGTCGGTGCGGGCCAGAAGTCGGGCACACTGGAAGTAACGGTCACTATGAAGCCCGCTGCTCAGGAGGAAATGTCCTTCGAGCATGGCCCCCGTTTCCCGCAGGGCAGAGAGGATAACTTCTTCTTTCATGATTCCTTCCTAAGCGAGAACTGCCGCCATGTCATCCAAAATCGCTCGGGCAGCAAGCAGGGGATCTTCGGCATTCCGTATCGGGCGACCCACAACCAGATGGCTGCTTCCCTGACGCAGAGCCTCCGAAGGACTCAGGACACGCTTCTGGTCTCCGCTGTCTGCACCCGCCGGGCGAATGCCAGGAGTGACAATCAGGAAATCATCGCCACAGGCTTTTCGAATGGCCGCCGCTTCCCGGGCCGATGCCACCACGCCATCGAGCCCCCAGTCCCTTGCCTGTTCCGCCATGCGAAGAGCGAGGGCAGAAGCATCGAGCGGCACACCCCAGCTTTGCGATAGATCCCGGTCATCCAGACTGGTCAGAATCGTCACGCCGATCAGCTTCGCGGGCCCGGCATCGTCGCGAGCCTTCACCGCGGCCCGCACCATTTCTTCTCCGCCCGACATGTGAAGGTTCATCATGGATGCACCGAGAGTGCAGGCCCGGGACACCGCATGGGCCACCGTATTGGGAATGTCATGGTACTTGAGGTCCAGGAAAAGTTCTCCGCGGGCGGCAATCTCCCGGGCCAGTGCCGGGCCTTCGGCCGTGAAAAGTTCCAGCCCCAGCTTCAGTCCCGGCGAAAGGGGAGCGAGCCTGTCGGCAAGGGCCCGGGCCTCGTCGGCAGTGGGAAAGTCAAGGGCCACGATCAGTCTTTGCGACAGGTCCATCGGCTTCCTTTCGGCTTCAGGCAAGATCATCCCGGGAGGAAAGTTCATCCAGAATTCGGAATGGGCTCCGGGGATCCATGAATATCGAGCTTCCCAGTTGTACGGCACTGGCTCCTGCATGGAGGAACTTGCGAACATCCTCGCTCGTGGCAATTCCCCCGACCCCGATGACCGGAATCTCCAGCGCCTGTCGGATTCTCCAGACAGCGGCCAGTGCCACCGGCAGAATGGCCGGCCCGGAAAGACCGGCGACTCCGTTGGCAAAGGGGCTTTTGCCGGTCGCAAGATCAATGTCCATTCCCAGAAGTGTGTTGATGGCCGTTACAGCATCGGCTCCAGACTCCTCCGCAGCACGGGCCACGGAAACAATGTCGGTCACATTCGGTGTAAGCTTCACCCAGACCGGGCCTTCAAAGACGGGTCGCACGGCCCGGCAGATCTCCGAAACCTGCTCCGGATCCGTAGCGAAATTGCGACCATGAGCTGCGACATTGGGACAACTGAGATTCAGTTCAAGAGCCGCCACCTGATTCTCTTTGGCCAGACGCTCTGCCATGTCGGCGAATTCCCCGACAGTGCCTGCGGAAATGGAAACCACCAGAGTCAGGTCTCTTTCCATGAGAGCAGGGAGTTTGTCCGAGAGAAACCTCTCCAGACCCACATTCTCCAAGCCGATGGAGTTCAAGATACCCGAAGCGGTTTCCCGGATTCGGGGCACGGGGTTCCCGGCACGGAGCATCGGAGTGATGGTCTTTGTCACGATGGCGCCAAAGGTCTCGGGAGGAAGCAGGGGATCGTAGTCGAGACCGTATCCGAAGCAGCCGGAAGCTGCGATCAGGGGGTTGCGAAGCTTCAGCCCGCCCGCTTCAGTTTGAAGATCCCGCATGCTTTTCCTTTCTGAAGAGCGTCCGCCCTTCAAAAACCGGACCTTCCCGGCAAACGGTCAACTGGGAGCGAAGGCCATCGATTTCCACGGGAACCACACAGGATCTGCAGGCACCGACTCCACAGGCCATTCGCTCTTCGAGAGAAAGCTCCACTTGATCTTCCTCTCCCGCAGATTCAGCAAGGGCTTTCAGCATGGGAAGAGGGCCGCAGGCCTGCAGGAGCAGCGCTTCGTCGCCACGGCTTGCAAGAAGACACTCCACAGGGTTCCCCGAAAAGCCTTCCGAGCCATCCAGGGTGCAGATCTCCGGCTTCACAGTCAGTTCTGAAAGCAGGTCCCGGGGTATTTCCTCCGCATGGTTGAACCCCAGAATCATCCGGTGCGCCAATCCAGACCCCGACAGCCGCC
This DNA window, taken from Candidatus Krumholzibacteriia bacterium, encodes the following:
- the pyrE gene encoding orotate phosphoribosyltransferase codes for the protein MKEEVILSALRETGAMLEGHFLLSSGLHSDRYFQCARLLARTDYAALCGRAIAEKLTDKPDLVISPAMGGIVIGHEVARTLGIPFLFTEREEGKMKLRRFDWPRGARVAIVEDVVTSGGSLIETAELVRHHGCEVMATAAIVDRSGDRSPDFGAPFLSLLQAEVKTWDEAQCPLCAAGSEAVKPGSRDLLERKG
- the pyrF gene encoding orotidine-5'-phosphate decarboxylase — encoded protein: MDLSQRLIVALDFPTADEARALADRLAPLSPGLKLGLELFTAEGPALAREIAARGELFLDLKYHDIPNTVAHAVSRACTLGASMMNLHMSGGEEMVRAAVKARDDAGPAKLIGVTILTSLDDRDLSQSWGVPLDASALALRMAEQARDWGLDGVVASAREAAAIRKACGDDFLIVTPGIRPAGADSGDQKRVLSPSEALRQGSSHLVVGRPIRNAEDPLLAARAILDDMAAVLA
- a CDS encoding dihydroorotate dehydrogenase, with translation MRDLQTEAGGLKLRNPLIAASGCFGYGLDYDPLLPPETFGAIVTKTITPMLRAGNPVPRIRETASGILNSIGLENVGLERFLSDKLPALMERDLTLVVSISAGTVGEFADMAERLAKENQVAALELNLSCPNVAAHGRNFATDPEQVSEICRAVRPVFEGPVWVKLTPNVTDIVSVARAAEESGADAVTAINTLLGMDIDLATGKSPFANGVAGLSGPAILPVALAAVWRIRQALEIPVIGVGGIATSEDVRKFLHAGASAVQLGSSIFMDPRSPFRILDELSSRDDLA
- a CDS encoding dihydroorotate dehydrogenase electron transfer subunit; its protein translation is MTQPLRAVFLEAGVLSCKRDGLYHQLLLENPGLPESGPGSFSMLRVPGDPSASLLRPMSLLDCGGSLRFLFKPVGRMTRQMTLLKEGDSVQVFGPLGNSFRETSASSVLIAGGVGLPPIHFLSRRLSGSGLAHRMILGFNHAEEIPRDLLSELTVKPEICTLDGSEGFSGNPVECLLASRGDEALLLQACGPLPMLKALAESAGEEDQVELSLEERMACGVGACRSCVVPVEIDGLRSQLTVCREGPVFEGRTLFRKEKHAGSSN